The following coding sequences are from one Streptomyces sp. NBC_00536 window:
- a CDS encoding ricin-type beta-trefoil lectin domain protein — translation MASPAVAAPEGSEAATALIQLTFTNVSNGKLLDVQDGSYDDSAPISVNPAPGSATTWRINTGTSLGSGFAIVNNTTGKCMDLTTARYQLRQQPCDGRASEQWYFQPIAGSAQKAFRIRQVGDNSCLTVQIPPSTDNWVYTYRCDNTPYQQWTLPAAVYQTAWNAAVDYAAGRCNKDTATCVWSTTSQTPPFTLPETCVSPIWFNDTSTTIPWEFTLNTSTGWSNSIGVKLGGSLAAEGTIGVAKLTLTVSAEVSGQTTVDLKQEMGNKLTVSVPPRQYGWVTLSELATKATGTWTFDAQGFPWTADDTITVPLKYDVNGGASIYSARTRATFTNCAGT, via the coding sequence ATGGCGTCCCCCGCTGTCGCGGCGCCCGAGGGCAGCGAGGCAGCAACCGCACTGATCCAGTTGACATTCACCAACGTCAGCAACGGAAAACTGCTGGACGTCCAGGACGGCAGCTACGACGACAGCGCGCCCATCTCCGTCAACCCGGCGCCGGGGTCCGCCACGACGTGGCGCATCAACACCGGCACCAGCCTCGGCTCGGGGTTCGCCATCGTCAACAACACGACCGGCAAGTGCATGGACCTGACCACCGCCCGCTACCAACTGCGGCAACAGCCCTGTGACGGGCGCGCGTCCGAGCAGTGGTACTTCCAGCCGATCGCCGGATCGGCACAGAAGGCGTTCAGGATCCGCCAGGTCGGCGACAACTCCTGCCTGACCGTCCAGATCCCTCCCAGCACTGACAACTGGGTGTACACCTACCGCTGCGACAACACGCCGTACCAGCAGTGGACGCTGCCCGCCGCGGTCTACCAGACGGCCTGGAACGCCGCCGTGGACTACGCGGCCGGCCGCTGCAACAAGGACACCGCGACCTGCGTGTGGTCCACGACCAGTCAGACACCTCCGTTCACGCTGCCGGAGACGTGCGTCTCTCCGATCTGGTTCAACGACACCTCGACCACGATTCCGTGGGAGTTCACGCTGAACACCAGCACGGGGTGGAGCAACAGCATCGGCGTCAAACTGGGGGGAAGCCTGGCCGCCGAGGGCACCATCGGTGTCGCCAAGCTCACGCTCACCGTCTCCGCCGAGGTCAGCGGCCAGACCACGGTGGACCTCAAGCAGGAAATGGGCAACAAGCTGACCGTGAGTGTGCCCCCGCGCCAGTACGGGTGGGTCACGCTGTCGGAGCTGGCCACCAAGGCCACCGGAACCTGGACGTTCGACGCACAGGGCTTCCCGTGGACCGCCGACGACACCATCACCGTGCCCCTCAAGTACGACGTCAACGGCGGCGCGAGCATCTACAGCGCCCGGACCAGGGCGACGTTCACCAACTGCGCCGGAACGTAG